The Drosophila bipectinata strain 14024-0381.07 chromosome 2L, DbipHiC1v2, whole genome shotgun sequence genome has a segment encoding these proteins:
- the LOC108131349 gene encoding protein-glucosylgalactosylhydroxylysine glucosidase → MRKILVFVVNLLILRGYLAEVPAPYLLQTYSLPSDLNFMPTLGNGHLGYTVYGDAIFMNGVYNGAGGNSKRARIPNWLNITTQVCDRFGCTTDEDVAINGTSYDMNLRDGYFRSLTTFRSLGITLEQRTYPHKFYNRALVYEVVATRLTNRKARVNSPQYLKLTQYPGSSSDAFQFVVVNDGSASSEDYRILRGQTEILEFEKFQPKPHEIFVFFSESLEQPQQLEWPTWQDQLSHRIIITMDRQQSMAQKELQDVLQLSAKSLLLKHTESWNKFWDSEFSIQLRGDDVLELSQIVNAGIFYLASSLPSLETNQENEPFFGLSPTGLGRGNLEADYQGHNFWDTEIWMLPVVIQFGYEYGKQVLDYRTRKLEAAKYHAYASGYKGARFPWESAYTGTEVTNPCCPEVARHEIHISPDISFALQKFFAQSADFDWTCDKAWPIAAEVAEFLVSRAACEELKEVCHFLGVMGPDEDHPDVDDNVYTNAVAKIALDFAAWAGQMCGNTSTELFEKWTRVSNRLVILRDEELNYHPQHLGYVPNTTVKQADTILLGFPLKFDTSSTHLNDLKMYANVTRESGPAMTWSMFAANYLRTVEYTRAHEYFERGYKSYVRPEFKVWSETPIGYEGSANFLTGIGGFLQALIFGYGGLDFVRDGNKTNMIMYGSMTPPNVDEVEVNFIRYGASNCQWIFSNTHNTMNCGKSLQRFEMVQGGKRTLMGSSFNFTKGDPPIHVHILR, encoded by the exons ATGAGGAAAATACTTGTTTTTGTCGTTAATTTATTAATCTTAAGGGGTTATTTGGCTGAAGTACCGGCACCATATTTGCTTCAAACTTACAG CCTTCCCTCAGACTTGAATTTTATGCCCACATTGGGCAATGGCCACTTGGGCTATACTGTCTATGGCGATGCCATCTTCATGAATGGGGTTTACAATGGAGCCGGAGGAAATAGCAAACGAGCCAGGATCCCCAACTGGCTGAATATCACTACCCAAGTCTGTGATAGATTTGGCTGCACCACGGATGAGGATGTGGCCATCAATGGAACCAGCTACGACATGAACCTCCGCGATGGTTACTTCCGATCCCTGACCACTTTCAGAAGCCTGGGAATCACATTGGAGCAGAGGACCTATCCGCACAAGTTTTACAATAGAGCTTTGGTCTACGAAGTGGTGGCTACCAGACTAACCAACAGAAAGGCGAGAGTAAATT CCCctcaatatttaaaactaactCAATACCCCGGCAGCTCCAGTGATGCCTTCCAGTTTGTGGTGGTTAACGATGGCAGTGCTTCTAGCGAAGATTATCGAATCCTTCGTGGCCAAACAGAGATCCTGGAGTTTGAGAAATTCCAGCCGAAACCACATGAGATCTTTGTCTTCTTTAGTGAATCTTTGGAGCAGCCTCAGCAGCTGGAGTGGCCTACCTGGCAAGATCAGTTGTCTCACCGCATTATCATCACCATGGACCGACAGCAGAGTATGGCCCAAAAGGAGCTCCAGGATGTGCTGCAATTGAGCGCCAAGAGCCTTCTTCTGAAACACACCGAATCATGGAACAAGTTCTGGGACTCCGAATTCTCCATCCAACTGAGAGGCGATGATGTCCTGGAGCTGTCACAGATTGTGAATGCCGGAATTTTCTATTTGGCAAGTTCCCTGCCATCGCTGGAGACCAACCAGGAGAACGAGCCCTTCTTCGGCCTCAGTCCCACGGGCTTGGGGCGTGGCAATCTGGAGGCCGACTATCAGGGTCACAACTTCTGGGATACAGAGATCTGGATGCTGCCAGTGGTCATACAATTCGGATACGAGTATGGGAAACAGGTGCTGGACTACCGCACCCGGAAACTCGAAGCAGCCAAGTATCATGCCTATGCTTCAGGATACAAGGGAGCCAG ATTTCCCTGGGAGAGTGCCTACACTGGCACTGAAGTAACGAATCCCTGTTGTCCCGAGGTGGCTCGTCATGAGATCCACATCTCCCCGGACATATCCTTCGCCCTGCAAAAGTTCTTTGCCCAATCGGCGGATTTCGATTGGACCTGCGACAAGGCCTGGCCCATTGCCGCTGAGGTGGCCGAGTTCCTCGTGAGCCGAGCAGCCTGCGAGGAGCTCAAGGAGGTCTGCCACTTCCTGGGAGTGATGGGACCCGACGAGGACCATCCCGATGTTGATGACAATGTTTACACCAACGCTGTGGCCAAGATTGCCTTGGACTTTGCCGCATGGGCTGGTCAGATGTGTGGAAATACGAGCACGGAACTCTTCGAAAAGTGGACCCGGGTCAGCAACCGCCTGGTAATCCTGCGGGATGAGGAACTAAACTACCATCCCCAGCATCTGGGTTATGTTCCAAACACGACTGTAAAGCAAGCAGATACCATTCTTTTAGGATTTCCTCTGAAATTTGATACGAG CTCCACCCACCTCAATGACCTCAAAATGTATGCCAATGTGACCCGAGAATCCGGACCTGCCATGACCTGGTCCATGTTCGCCGCCAACTACCTGCGCACCGTTGAATATACGCGGGCCCATGAGTACTTTGAGCGGGGCTACAAGAGCTATGTGCGTCCGGAGTTCAAGGTGTGGAGTGAAACCCCCATCGGATACGAGGGATCGGCCAATTTCCTAACCGGAATCGGAGGTTTTCTGCAAGCCCTAATATTCGGGTACGGTGGCTTAGACTTTGTTCGAGATGGCAACAAGACTAACATGATTATGTATGGTTCCATGACCCCACCCAATGTGGACGAGGTGGAGGTCAACTTTATACGATATGGAGCAAGTAACTGTCAGTGGATATTCTCCAATACCCACAACACAATGAATTGTGGCAAGTCTTTGCAGAGGTTCGAGATGGTTCAGGGTGGAAAGAGGACATTAATGGGGTCCTCCTTCAATT TTACCAAAGGAGATCCACCCATCCATGTTCATATTTTGAGATAA
- the LOC108131348 gene encoding U4/U6.U5 tri-snRNP-associated protein 1: protein MGSSSTGKKHKKDKKSRHRSRSQEEEDATLDLTDDSGSTRHRHHKHKKHKDKDKELRDSYEHREHREHRHKHHKHKERERPSEVISLEESDSDSSDCVEVPVQGEQTRLKESSNRDRERESAREREQLKERELREREKERDREREREREDREREKERLRERERQLDRERERERDRDRDRERERERERDRDREKERLKEREKERERERDRGEPTAPPPPQISRHADYESRREREIERDREARKRSGRERERERNRERSRSKSPPSAARKPSTSSRSFSPIPENGAGDVLSIEETNKLRAKLGLKPLEVDSGPSKVTPSAGSSNSQQEAKKASGETADLSSYKDEWGEFLHKPADNLKEKKEAEKLREKLNQRKEKRFLEERLARIKTLGESDEETDNVSKWVDRNKRVVDAREEAKRKAKELEELDEAFGVSELLEQEKRKARQQAYGDRNLKGLRVDHDMDDFGEGRTVILTLKDQDVLNEEEGDTLVNVNMLDEERYKKNVANKKLNPLSYGYDVYEEQYDELGNPIERSVLEKYDDEIEGQPKKRKNFVIGENVEEEKEHRRKLLEIKTKLAGKRLETLEDTNLQLASDTYSTEELAKFKKPKKKVKKLRQKLKAEDLEPLPEAGTSSNFGSRHGRYRDQEDAEMEDVKPEIKLELEDDDLERVLSKARKLKQKENIIKKPLPIDIEAIQREIKPEPVEEPSSGVILTGVDGNIVLNATAEFCRTLGDIPTYGMAGNRNEDSNDMMDFEKTEQSEEHMDTNDEPTHSHGTWNSVNPDEVMQPADLDNLGEDLEDRAILDEEPDVGAGVANALRLALSKGYLEKEEKNRPSNTKMAHLQAKNYSIEDKAAGEDDKVNRRDRFHSGPIMEFKDKDAFKPNVKLDYIDDNGRILNLKEAFRYLSHKFHGKGPGKNKIEKRLKKMEQDGLMKTMSSTDTPLGTLTMLQQKQKETKTAYVVLSGSNKNGVGVSGSSIAKFK from the exons ATGGGATCCTCGTCGACtggaaaaaaacacaaaaaggaCAAGAAGAGCAGGCACCGGTCGCGCTCGCAGGAAGAGGAAGATGCAACCCTCGACCTCACCGACGACTCGGGGTCGACGCGTCACAGACACCACAAGCATAAGAAGCACAAGGACAAAGATAAGGAGCTCCGGGACTCCTACGAACACAGGGAGCACCGCGAGCATCGCCACAAGCACCACAAGCACAAGGAGCGCGAGCGTCCAAGCGAAGTCATCTCTTTGGAGGAATCGGACTCGGACA GTTCGGATTGTGTGGAGGTCCCGGTGCAGGGTGAACAGACCAGGCTGAAGGAGTCGTCCAACCGCGACAGGGAACGTGAATCTGCTCGAGAACGGGAGCAACTGAAGGAACGGGAGCTCAGAGAGCGGGAGAAGGAGCGCGACAGGGAGCGGGAGCGGGAGCGTGAGGACCGTGAACGCGAGAAGGAGCGCCTCAGGGAGCGCGAAAGGCAACTAGATCGCGAAAGAGAACGTGAACGGGATCGCGATCGCGATAGGGAGAGGGAACGGGAACGAGAACGAGACCGGGACCGAGAGAAGGAGCGCCTCAAGGAGCGGGAAAAGGAACGTGAACGAGAGCGTGATCGAGGAGAACCTACTGCTCCACCTCCGCCCCAAATCTCCAGGCATGCTGACTACGAGTCCCGGCGAGAGCGAGAGATCGAGCGGGACCGAGAGGCCCGTAAGCGGTCTGGAAGGGAAAGGGAGCGGGAGCGGAACCGCGAACGTTCGCGTTCAAAGTCTCCGCCGTCAGCGGCTCGCAAGCCCTCAACCTCTTCTCGTTCCTTCTCGCCCATACCCGAAAATGGTGCTGGCGATGTCCTGTCCATCGAGGAGACCAACAAACTCCGTGCCAAGCTGGGTTTGAAGCCGCTGGAGGTAGATAGTGGGCCCAGCAAGGTGACGCCTTCCGCCGGAAGCAGCAACAGTCAGCAGGAGGCCAAGAAGGCTTCTGGCGAAACGGCTGATCTCTCCTCCTACAAAGACGAGTGGGGCGAGTTCCTGCACAAGCCGGCCGACAACCTgaaggagaaaaaggaggCAGAGAAGCTGCGCGAAAAGCTGAACCAGCGCAAGGAGAAGCGATTCCTAGAGGAGCGTTTGGCTCGCATAAAGacacttggggaatccgacgaGGAAACCGACAATGTGTCCAAGTGGGTGGACAGGAATAAGAGGGTGGTTGATGCTCGTGAAGAAGCCAAGCGTAAG GCCAAAGAATTGGAGGAACTGGATGAAGCCTTTGGAGTATCTGAGCTTCTGGAGCAGGAGAAACGGAAGGCTCGTCAACAGGCTTATGGCGATAGGAATTTGAAGGGTCTGCGGGTGGACCACGACATGGATGACTTCGGCGAAGGACGAACAGTCATCCTTACTCTAAAAGATCAGGATGTTCTcaacgaggaggagggcgaCACTCTGGTCAATGTCAACATGCTCGACGAAGAGCGCTACAAGAAGAACGTGGCCAACAAAAAGCTGAATCCTCTCAGTTACGGCTACGATGTGTACGAGGAGCAGTACGACGAGCTGGGCAATCCTATCGAGCGTTCGGTTCTGGAAAAGTACGATGACGAGATCGAGGGGCAGCCGAAGAAGCGCAAGAACTTTGTGATTGGCGAGAACGTAGAAGAGGAGAAGGAACACAGACGGAAGCTGTTGGAGATAAAAACTAAGCTGGCTGGAAAACGTTTGGAAACCTTGGAGGACACCAACTTGCAACTGGCATCGGATACTTACAGCACAGAAGAATTGGCCAA GTTTAAGAAGCCCAAGAAGAAGGTGAAGAAACTGCGCCAGAAACTTAAAGCTGAGGACCTTGAGCCTTTGCCGGAGGCTGGAACTTCATCCAACTTTGGCAGTCGCCATGGACGCTATCGGGATCAAGAGGATGCTGAGATGGAGGACGTGAAGCCAGAGATCAAACTAGAACTGGAAGATGACGACTTGGAGCGGGTTCTGTCCAAGGCTCGCAAACTTAAGCAGAAGGAGAACATTATTAAGAAGCCGCTGCCCATTGACATTGAGGCCATTCAACGGGAAATAAAGCCCGAGCCTGTGGAGGAGCCCAGTTCCGGGGTCATTCTCACCGGTGTGGATGGCAACATTGTCCTGAACGCCACGGCCGAGTTTTGTCGCACTCTGGGCGACATTCCCACCTACGGCATGGCGGGTAATCGTAACGAGGACTCCAACGATATGATGGACTTTGAGAAGACCGAGCAATCGGAGGAGCACATGGACACGAATGACGAGCCTACTCATAGTCATGGAACTTGGAATTCCGTAAATCCCGATGAAGTCATGCAGCCCGCCGATTTGGATAATCTGGGTGAGGACCTAGAGGATCGTGCCATTCTGGACGAGGAGCCGGATGTGGGCGCTGGTGTGGCAAATGCCTTGCGCCTGGCCCTGTCCAAGGGCTACCTGGAGAAGGAGGAGAAGAACCGGCCAAGCAATACCAAAATGGCCCATTTGCAGGCCAAGAACTATTCCATCGAGGACAAGGCAGCTGG TGAGGACGACAAGGTTAACCGGCGCGATCGCTTCCACTCCGGGCCCATTATGGAGTTCAAGGACAAGGACGCCTTCAAGCCCAACGTCAAGCTGGACTACATCGACGACAATGGTCGCATCTTAAATCTGAAGGAGGCGTTCCGCTACTTGTCGCACAAGTTCCATGGCAAGGGTCCGGGCAAAAACAAGATTGAGAAGCGTCTCAAGAAAATGGAACAGGATGGG TTAATGAAAACCATGAGCTCCACCGACACCCCACTGGGCACTCTTACTATGTTGCAGCAGAAGCAAAAGGAGACCAAAACCGCCTACGTTGTGCTCAGTGGAAGCAACAAAAATGGGGTCGGAGTCAGTGGCTCTTCGATAGCGAAATTTAAGTAG